One genomic window of Desertifilum tharense IPPAS B-1220 includes the following:
- a CDS encoding methyltransferase has translation MLTSSQPLKDVFFCPEESSFYSYCLESLVFRKCLDAESVVEFGSGDGSPVIQSLLRTEFEGTVQGFEVNRLACQVAKSKIKENKLSDRYIIHNRSLFNSPRPYATYLVSNPPYLPAEDNKIYQPFLHGGIDGITVTKQLLSLDYQNVLVLVASYSNPEGLIRYALANDYCVSDFTVSPMPFGYYSSEPKVKDRIQALRREKRAFYSQNLYLLAGVLFSRKSAEVDNLSDELLKLMTCL, from the coding sequence ATGTTAACTTCTTCTCAGCCGCTAAAAGATGTCTTCTTTTGTCCAGAAGAATCGAGCTTCTATTCCTACTGTCTAGAATCGTTGGTTTTCCGAAAGTGTTTAGATGCTGAATCTGTTGTAGAGTTTGGTTCGGGGGATGGAAGTCCTGTTATTCAATCGTTGTTAAGGACTGAGTTTGAAGGAACGGTTCAAGGCTTTGAAGTTAACCGTTTAGCTTGTCAAGTTGCTAAGTCAAAAATCAAAGAAAATAAACTGAGCGATCGCTATATTATTCATAACCGATCTTTGTTTAATTCTCCAAGACCTTACGCAACTTATTTAGTCTCTAATCCTCCTTATCTCCCAGCAGAAGACAATAAGATTTATCAGCCCTTTTTACATGGTGGTATTGATGGAATTACCGTCACAAAACAGCTATTGTCTCTTGACTATCAAAACGTTTTAGTGTTAGTTGCTAGCTATTCTAACCCAGAGGGATTAATTCGCTACGCTCTTGCTAATGACTACTGCGTTTCTGACTTTACGGTTTCGCCGATGCCCTTTGGGTACTATAGCTCAGAACCCAAAGTCAAAGACAGAATTCAAGCCTTACGCCGAGAAAAACGCGCCTTTTACTCTCAAAATCTTTATCTGTTAGCTGGCGTTTTATTTAGTCGCAAATCTGCTGAAGTCGATAATTTATCTGACGAGTTACTTAAGTTGATGACTTGTTTGTAA
- a CDS encoding glucosamine-6-phosphate deaminase has translation MLDPVSSSYVDSLLVYRCESPQQVAELAAHQAHRYLQGVLQQQGNAAVLLATGNSQIQFLKTLIDLGGLDWSQITLLHLDEYLGIEAQHPASFRYYLRERVEKQVRPKVFHYINGNALQPLQECDRYTQLLKAQPIDLCCLGLGENGHLAFNDPDVADFQDPHSLKLVKLDTITRQQQVKTGLFSELEQVPQYAFTVTLPLICSARKILCLAPELRKAKAVQGLLTGEITPQLPASILRQHPQASLFLDRDSAGFSLC, from the coding sequence ATGCTCGATCCTGTTTCCTCATCTTACGTTGATTCTCTGTTGGTGTATCGGTGCGAGTCGCCGCAGCAAGTGGCGGAACTTGCAGCACACCAGGCGCATCGTTATTTACAGGGGGTGCTTCAGCAGCAAGGGAATGCGGCGGTTTTACTGGCGACGGGGAACTCGCAAATTCAGTTTTTAAAAACCTTAATTGACCTGGGGGGCTTAGACTGGTCGCAGATTACCCTGCTTCACTTGGATGAGTATTTGGGGATTGAAGCGCAACATCCGGCGAGTTTCCGCTATTATCTCCGAGAACGGGTAGAAAAGCAAGTCCGCCCCAAGGTATTCCACTACATTAACGGGAATGCGCTGCAACCGTTGCAAGAGTGCGATCGCTATACCCAACTCCTCAAGGCGCAACCTATCGATCTCTGTTGTCTGGGATTAGGTGAAAATGGACATTTAGCCTTCAACGATCCGGATGTTGCAGACTTTCAAGACCCCCATAGCCTAAAATTAGTTAAACTTGATACCATTACCCGACAGCAGCAAGTTAAAACGGGTCTATTTTCCGAATTAGAGCAAGTTCCCCAGTATGCCTTTACCGTCACCTTACCGCTGATTTGCTCGGCTCGGAAAATTCTCTGTTTAGCACCAGAACTTCGCAAAGCAAAAGCAGTTCAAGGCTTGCTAACGGGTGAGATAACCCCTCAACTTCCTGCTTCTATTTTACGTCAGCATCCTCAAGCCAGTTTGTTTTTAGATCGCGATTCTGCTGGCTTCTCCCTCTGTTAG
- a CDS encoding ATP-grasp domain-containing protein, with translation MDLPDRFSEFQGSSLSDLFAQDIRGDRYCFILNYPATAKWAAYPNTQKYFIQDGSSEATKTSFDKICQKEPWKNLAVLGNQLPGVTIIEPPRLLVDYWRSHLDFEENNSLILDCATYLDDLSGSDLQVITLFPFDHLKPQKHAVNPDIHYRLLSKTTLADAGVQCPQYSTYNLHETALTEIPLPEQFPYLIKTSHGLSGEGTYIINNPSELNYCFEEIKKYRHIHLLDTIIVSEFIKHIVQNYCVQFYLNKAGGITLIGTTSQLVTPEGNYLGGLIRYREMGMSKFFEMIATLGQYAHQQGYFGVIGFDVLEDRDGQLYMIDANFRVNGSTPLCLQRHSLLKLGKEVAKYSSDYRMEGTLDSILTTFKAELDRKDLIILSALEKVKYGKIYTDIYGIVSGESLEHMQKIEQKLQHQGLHC, from the coding sequence ATGGACTTACCCGATCGTTTCAGTGAGTTTCAAGGAAGTTCTTTATCCGATCTGTTTGCTCAAGATATTAGGGGCGATCGCTATTGCTTTATCCTCAATTATCCCGCTACAGCTAAATGGGCGGCCTACCCCAATACGCAAAAATACTTTATTCAAGATGGCAGTAGCGAAGCGACTAAAACATCCTTTGATAAGATTTGCCAAAAAGAACCTTGGAAAAACTTAGCCGTATTGGGCAATCAGCTTCCTGGGGTAACGATTATTGAGCCTCCCCGATTGCTTGTTGACTATTGGCGATCGCACTTAGACTTCGAGGAGAACAACAGCCTGATCCTAGACTGTGCCACCTATCTAGATGACCTTTCTGGGAGCGATCTTCAAGTTATTACCCTCTTTCCCTTCGACCATCTTAAACCCCAAAAACACGCCGTTAACCCCGATATTCACTATCGCTTGCTGAGTAAAACCACCCTCGCCGATGCGGGCGTGCAATGTCCTCAATACTCAACTTACAATCTTCACGAAACCGCGCTAACCGAAATTCCCCTCCCCGAACAATTTCCCTATCTAATTAAAACCTCCCACGGACTTTCAGGGGAAGGTACCTATATTATCAACAATCCTAGCGAACTCAATTATTGCTTTGAAGAAATCAAAAAATATCGCCATATTCACTTACTCGATACCATTATTGTCTCTGAATTTATTAAGCACATCGTCCAAAATTATTGCGTCCAATTCTATCTCAACAAAGCCGGAGGAATCACCCTCATCGGCACAACCAGCCAACTCGTTACCCCAGAAGGCAACTACCTAGGTGGCTTAATTCGCTACCGAGAAATGGGCATGAGCAAATTCTTTGAAATGATTGCCACCCTAGGTCAATACGCGCATCAACAGGGATATTTTGGCGTCATCGGCTTTGATGTGCTTGAAGATCGAGACGGACAACTCTATATGATTGATGCCAATTTTCGAGTCAATGGTTCAACCCCCCTCTGCTTGCAGCGCCACAGCTTATTAAAATTAGGAAAAGAAGTCGCCAAGTATTCAAGCGATTACCGAATGGAAGGCACCTTAGACTCGATTTTGACAACCTTCAAGGCTGAATTAGATCGCAAAGATTTGATTATTCTCTCTGCCTTAGAAAAGGTGAAATACGGAAAAATCTATACCGATATTTACGGCATCGTATCGGGAGAAAGTCTAGAACATATGCAGAAAATTGAACAGAAATTACAACATCAAGGGCTGCATTGCTGA
- a CDS encoding iron-containing redox enzyme family protein, whose protein sequence is MQGKLIPFPNRKSQQKNQPLPPAIDYDRAEQEFIDLLETDDLDNKLIAHLVSGNEFERALSTALDAAYGKDSREESARRFLQRVLYRINRLKLFWYDDLQRYTNERSLYLTTIRDRIERAWQQWEMAQLNRESYQGINYQQAIRDRTSADVDPPASENNLYFRDRVTEAGYRRLVAIASLDGLVEASQLSRTLGGVANEVHSVLTRLLVEEYGAGRLGRKHSSYFTKMLEELGMDTAPEAYFDLVPWQVLAIINHSFLMTERKRYFLRYIGGLLYGELTVPAAFRYYKAAGERLGLSEEGMSYWTLHIKVDELHGRWMIEDVALPLIDLYPEDAWEIVLGYDQQRLMSDRAAEAITQSVREAEQVSH, encoded by the coding sequence ATGCAAGGTAAGCTAATTCCCTTCCCCAATAGGAAGTCTCAACAGAAGAATCAACCGTTACCGCCCGCGATCGATTACGATCGCGCCGAGCAGGAGTTTATTGATTTACTAGAGACAGACGATCTCGATAATAAACTGATCGCTCACTTGGTTAGCGGGAATGAGTTTGAAAGGGCGCTGTCTACCGCCCTAGATGCTGCTTATGGTAAAGACTCTAGAGAGGAAAGCGCTCGCCGTTTTCTCCAACGCGTTTTATATCGCATTAATCGCTTAAAGCTGTTTTGGTACGATGATTTACAACGCTATACCAACGAGCGATCGCTCTATTTAACCACGATCCGCGATCGCATTGAGCGGGCTTGGCAGCAGTGGGAAATGGCTCAACTCAACCGGGAGTCTTATCAAGGCATTAATTATCAACAGGCTATCCGCGATCGTACTTCTGCTGATGTCGATCCGCCGGCTTCTGAAAATAACCTGTATTTTCGCGATCGCGTCACGGAGGCGGGGTATCGTCGCCTAGTGGCGATCGCCTCTTTAGATGGTTTAGTAGAAGCCAGCCAACTGTCTCGCACGCTTGGAGGTGTCGCCAATGAAGTCCATTCCGTACTCACCCGACTCTTAGTTGAAGAATACGGTGCAGGCCGCCTCGGCCGCAAGCATTCCTCTTACTTTACAAAAATGCTAGAAGAGTTGGGAATGGATACCGCACCGGAAGCCTATTTCGATCTCGTTCCCTGGCAAGTTCTGGCCATTATTAATCATAGTTTTTTGATGACCGAACGCAAGCGCTATTTTCTCCGCTATATTGGAGGCTTGCTGTACGGAGAATTAACGGTTCCGGCAGCTTTTCGCTATTACAAAGCCGCTGGCGAACGACTCGGACTTTCCGAGGAAGGGATGAGCTATTGGACGCTGCATATTAAAGTGGATGAATTACACGGTCGCTGGATGATTGAAGATGTAGCTTTACCGTTAATCGATTTATATCCTGAAGATGCGTGGGAAATTGTCTTAGGATACGATCAACAACGACTCATGAGCGATCGCGCAGCGGAAGCCATTACCCAGTCTGTACGGGAAGCCGAGCAAGTTTCTCACTAA